The Planococcus liqunii genome includes a region encoding these proteins:
- a CDS encoding pirin family protein — protein MEKVKQIEAVLAGSEPFTVIDMEVKNYLPIFSDYQRMSPFFMLDHEPPQTFPAITGSGRVDGLHPHRGLETVTIVYEGAITHYDTNGNGGTIHKGEAQWMTAGAGIQHTEFPELPEGGVSEMIQLWVLLPKAQKMAHAKYQSLTQDKIHSVPVHGGEVRVIAGEYAGTVGAALSFSPLHLFDVHLQKEGQAEFEFPPHFNTGAFVVKGEVSVNGEDSVASGNFILFENSGEAFVVNALKEETVLLVLSGEPLGEPIAHRGPFVMNTKEELDQAFQDYWNGKF, from the coding sequence ATGGAGAAAGTGAAACAAATCGAAGCGGTTCTTGCCGGTTCAGAACCATTTACCGTTATTGATATGGAAGTGAAAAACTACTTACCGATTTTTTCGGATTACCAGCGGATGAGTCCGTTCTTTATGCTGGACCATGAACCTCCGCAAACATTCCCTGCGATAACAGGCTCTGGAAGAGTGGATGGATTGCATCCCCACAGGGGATTGGAGACCGTCACGATTGTCTATGAAGGGGCCATTACCCATTACGACACCAATGGGAACGGCGGGACAATCCATAAAGGCGAAGCCCAGTGGATGACAGCTGGCGCTGGAATCCAGCACACTGAATTTCCTGAGCTTCCGGAAGGCGGCGTTTCTGAAATGATTCAGTTATGGGTGCTGCTTCCGAAGGCACAGAAAATGGCGCACGCGAAGTATCAATCGTTGACTCAGGACAAGATCCATTCGGTTCCGGTTCACGGAGGAGAAGTCCGCGTGATAGCGGGCGAGTATGCAGGAACTGTTGGCGCAGCGCTGTCATTTTCGCCTCTGCATCTTTTCGATGTCCATTTGCAAAAAGAAGGCCAGGCAGAATTTGAGTTTCCACCGCATTTCAATACGGGAGCATTTGTGGTGAAAGGCGAAGTAAGCGTCAATGGAGAGGACTCTGTCGCTTCAGGGAATTTCATTTTGTTCGAAAACAGCGGTGAAGCTTTTGTCGTCAACGCTTTAAAAGAGGAAACGGTTTTGCTTGTTTTGAGCGGAGAGCCGCTCGGTGAACCCATTGCACACCGAGGCCCTTTTGTGATGAACACAAAAGAGGAACTGGATCAGGCATTCCAGGATTATTGGAATGGAAAGTTTTAG
- a CDS encoding PadR family transcriptional regulator has product MNVQFKKGVLNLCVLVLLEKQDRYGYELVQKISDRIAISEGSVYPLLRRLTKEGYFSTYLQESSEGPPRKYYKITETGKEYLHEQLAEWKSFTHGVNQLIEEGVHND; this is encoded by the coding sequence ATGAATGTCCAATTTAAGAAAGGGGTTCTTAACCTCTGTGTTCTTGTTCTTCTTGAGAAACAGGACCGTTATGGCTATGAACTGGTTCAAAAAATCTCTGACCGCATCGCCATATCCGAAGGATCGGTTTATCCGTTGTTGCGGCGGCTGACAAAGGAAGGATATTTCAGCACGTATTTGCAGGAATCGAGTGAAGGCCCTCCACGCAAATACTACAAAATAACAGAAACCGGAAAAGAGTATTTGCACGAGCAATTGGCTGAATGGAAAAGTTTCACGCATGGAGTTAACCAACTAATCGAAGAGGGTGTGCACAATGATTGA
- a CDS encoding DUF4097 family beta strand repeat-containing protein — protein sequence MIEKQFIQELEQALTRLPEEERKDILQDIQEYFSNGRADGKSEQEIAAELGAPSEIAGELIGSFDFNQAEFPAKSVNLTKSELDHDGFDHVDIQLDNGSLEISPSFDGEVHVDIENKSYNQLFLTEVIDRKLVITLKDEVKKWGIFSFTINTKSPVVTVQLPPKMYESIKILSDNGKIEAAQLRSRIFNAKSDNGSIELEDIVASALTVKSDNGSVKLREIQADTLSAKSDNGKIVLKGAEAKTMKLKSDNGSIVMENAAGNIEAESDNGKIHLQTPDLERNIDLKSDNGSITLETLKDPFNVSIRAHKNHGKASLFGSKSNKAVFGDGLHSVVLQSDNGSLTVKRL from the coding sequence ATGATTGAAAAACAGTTTATCCAAGAACTTGAACAGGCATTAACTCGGCTTCCAGAAGAAGAACGCAAGGACATTCTTCAGGATATCCAAGAATATTTTTCCAATGGACGCGCTGACGGCAAAAGCGAACAGGAAATTGCAGCTGAACTTGGCGCCCCTTCTGAAATTGCGGGTGAACTGATCGGATCGTTTGATTTCAACCAAGCTGAGTTTCCGGCAAAGTCTGTGAATCTAACAAAGAGTGAGTTGGACCACGACGGATTTGACCATGTCGATATTCAACTGGACAATGGTTCATTGGAAATCAGCCCTTCTTTTGATGGCGAGGTGCATGTCGACATCGAAAACAAAAGTTATAACCAGCTGTTCCTTACAGAAGTCATCGACCGCAAACTGGTCATTACGCTGAAAGATGAAGTGAAAAAATGGGGGATTTTCAGTTTCACGATCAACACCAAATCCCCTGTTGTCACTGTACAATTGCCTCCAAAAATGTATGAGTCCATCAAAATCCTGTCGGACAATGGAAAGATTGAAGCTGCACAATTGAGAAGCCGCATTTTTAATGCCAAGTCAGACAATGGAAGCATCGAATTAGAGGACATTGTCGCCTCAGCCCTCACCGTTAAATCCGACAACGGTTCCGTTAAGTTAAGAGAAATCCAAGCAGATACACTTTCAGCAAAAAGCGATAACGGCAAAATTGTCTTAAAAGGTGCAGAGGCGAAAACCATGAAACTAAAATCGGATAACGGCAGTATTGTAATGGAAAATGCCGCTGGAAATATAGAGGCGGAATCAGACAATGGAAAAATCCATTTGCAGACACCCGACCTTGAACGCAACATTGACTTGAAATCCGACAATGGCAGCATTACGCTTGAAACTTTGAAAGATCCGTTCAATGTTTCGATTCGTGCACATAAAAATCATGGAAAAGCTTCCCTTTTCGGTTCCAAAAGCAACAAAGCCGTATTCGGCGATGGACTCCATTCCGTCGTTCTGCAATCGGACAACGGCAGTTTAACGGTAAAACGGCTATAG
- a CDS encoding patatin-like phospholipase family protein has product MKSGLILEGGGMRGVYTGGVLEKFLEEEIFVDYIIGVSAGACNASSYVSRQTGRNHKVTIGSVHHPDYISVKNLLLKRELFGMNLIFDEIPNRLVPFDYNSFHDATEEFVIGVTDCLTGKAVYFEKREHAKDVLAIVRASSSLPFMAKPVEFEGRLLMDGGVADPIPIRKALADSVTKPIIVLTKEKGYRKKKNSFARLMPALYRQFPGMVKSMESWSVRYNETMEFIEELEAEGKALVIQPSKFYKINSMERDIEKLTELYDQGYRDAEERMEEIIKFISV; this is encoded by the coding sequence ATGAAAAGCGGTTTGATATTAGAAGGCGGAGGGATGCGCGGCGTTTACACCGGAGGCGTCCTGGAAAAGTTTTTGGAAGAAGAGATATTTGTGGATTATATTATTGGGGTTTCGGCAGGTGCCTGCAATGCTTCTTCTTATGTATCACGCCAGACAGGCCGCAACCATAAAGTGACCATCGGTTCTGTGCACCATCCTGATTATATATCTGTCAAAAACCTGCTGCTGAAAAGGGAATTGTTCGGGATGAACTTGATTTTTGACGAAATTCCAAATCGGCTCGTGCCATTTGACTACAACAGTTTTCATGACGCAACGGAAGAGTTTGTCATAGGGGTGACAGATTGCTTAACTGGAAAGGCCGTGTATTTTGAAAAGCGGGAGCATGCCAAAGATGTCTTGGCGATAGTGCGGGCATCCAGCTCTTTGCCTTTTATGGCGAAGCCGGTTGAATTTGAAGGCCGTTTGCTGATGGATGGCGGCGTAGCTGACCCCATTCCCATCCGCAAGGCCCTGGCAGACAGTGTCACAAAGCCCATCATTGTACTGACAAAAGAAAAAGGATACCGGAAAAAGAAGAATTCTTTTGCCCGGCTGATGCCTGCGCTTTACCGCCAATTTCCTGGCATGGTGAAAAGCATGGAAAGCTGGTCTGTGCGCTATAACGAAACGATGGAGTTTATTGAAGAACTGGAAGCAGAAGGGAAAGCCCTCGTGATCCAGCCTTCTAAGTTCTATAAGATCAATAGCATGGAGCGGGATATTGAAAAGTTGACGGAGTTGTATGACCAGGGCTACCGGGATGCGGAAGAACGGATGGAAGAAATTATCAAGTTCATCTCAGTTTAA